A region from the Silene latifolia isolate original U9 population chromosome 7, ASM4854445v1, whole genome shotgun sequence genome encodes:
- the LOC141591148 gene encoding casparian strip membrane protein 1-like, whose amino-acid sequence MSPATITIFTTLVIIFSLLQASPTCSLFILFSLYLFKSLKMVKLAEEQEQQHYSSLEVEGETSEKRNTKGKTPIMETPFIGKVAREAHHDSGSSGGSVNRGIAVIDLVIRLIALAALLAASVAMGTTNQTLPFFTQFFQFQARYYDLPTFTYFVIGNAVAATYVVLSIPFSIVTIARPLAKAPRLVLVTFDAIAATLTTSAAAAAAAIVYLAHKGNSNTNWIAICQQFGNFCQRSSGAVVASFVAALLFMFLVVLSAVSLKSR is encoded by the exons ATGTCTCCTGCAACAATCACCATTTTCACAACACTTGTAATCATCTTTTCTCTCTTACAAGCTTCTCCAACTTGTTCGCTCTTCATACTCTTCTCACTTTATCTCTTCAAGTCCTTGAAAATGGTGAAGCTTGCAGAGGAACAGGAACAGCAGCACTACTCATCCCTTGAGGTAGAAGGTGAGACAAGCGAGAAGCGCAACACCAAGGGAAAAACTCCCATTATGGAAACTCCTTTTATTGGAAAGGTTGCGAGGGAGGCACATCATGATAGTGGTAGTAGTGGTGGTTCTGTGAACCGGGGAATAGCCGTCATTGATTTAGTGATAAGGTTGATCGCTCTTGCAGCTCTTCTTGCAGCCTCGGTCGCCATGGGAACCACTAATCAAACTCTCCCTTTCTTCACCCAATTCTTCCAGTTTCAAGCTAGATACTATGATCTTCCTACTTTCAC GTACTTCGTGATAGGTAATGCAGTAGCAGCCACATATGTTGTACTGTCAATCCCATTCTCCATTGTCACAATAGCCAGGCCTTTAGCCAAGGCCCCAAGACTTGTTCTTGTTACTTTTGACGCT ATAGCAGCAACCTTGACCACATCAGCAGCAGCAGCGGCAGCAGCAATAGTGTATTTGGCCCACAAAGGAAACAGCAACACAAACTGGATAGCAATATGCCAGCAATTTGGAAATTTTTGCCAGAGATCAAGTGGTGCTGTAGTTGCTTCTTTCGTGGCTGCTCTCTTGTTTATGTTCCTCGTTGTTCTCTCTGCTGTATCTCTTAAATCTCGTTGA
- the LOC141592306 gene encoding small ribosomal subunit protein uS15y — translation MGRMHSRGKGMSASALPYKRSPPAWLKTTSPDVEDNICKFAKKGLTPSQIGVILRDSHGIAQVKSVTGSKVLRILKAHGLAPEIPEDLYHLIKKAVAIRKHLERNRKDKDSKFRLILVESRIHRLARYYKKTKKLPPVWKYESTTASTLVA, via the exons atggGTCGTATGCACAGCCGCGGTAAGGGGATGTCAGCCTCAGCCCTACCTTACAAGCGTAGTCCACCTGCTTGGCTGAAGACCACATCTCCTGAT GTTGAAGATAACATATGTAAGTTTGCGAAAAAGGGTTTGACTCCATCTCAGATTGGTGTGATTCTTAGGGATTCACATGGTATTGCTCAGGTCAAGAGTGTTACTGGTAGCAAGGTCCTTCGTATCCTCAAGGCTCACG GACTTGCTCCTGAAATCCCCGAGGATCTGTACCATCTGATCAAAAAGGCAGTTGCCATCCGTAAGCACTTGGAGAGGAACAGGAAGGATAAGGACTCAAAGTTTAGGCTCATTTTGGTTGAGAGCAGGATTCACAGGCTTGCTCGCTATTACAAGAAGACCAAGAAGCTCCCTCCTGTCTGGAAATA CGAGTCAACCACCGCAAGTACCCTTGTCGCTTGA